The Lycium barbarum isolate Lr01 chromosome 12, ASM1917538v2, whole genome shotgun sequence genome includes a region encoding these proteins:
- the LOC132623875 gene encoding uncharacterized protein At4g18490 isoform X3, which produces MAQSPKGASSTAKSKDKNSLLGDLDIGNDFLKSFKSVSMGEDDAMDFDFGPISKNKKKTFNFDNEDMDFTLDTDFGKISSFNIDMSDLDIPSPCKKDRKSKETSKEESTVAVNKKKGDGFNFSFDFELDSFGFGSSRDSKGKAKNNQEKDSFSFGSTQESREEAKNDQEKECSSSKRSGNEGSGSYLNENIGSLQDGAVQKHTASEAGMTLTIDSHIDIDKIHDTTKHSLPSNHTMSDNETPKLQSASDEAALEKVKSSLQEKISTSTQETVCQVEEGSSLISQSESRRDTPCLQDHVNSVAADASFLGVGTDANKKVLLDSDTNYDKSVLKSPSLEDVATPMKNASERRNFQNDKHLLETNKDRTETHSNSMSNATEDNMQDMKVDNETSEHSASSLNKGIVAENLTAEKRRETGVIRSKFFMPSIKPAQMQMTTSLTETKVSAFCNKRIGPVPQSHPDEIISQDNKDDKTGTKAGFPPDSRSLPMVNPLQTGSPEGHQVLGTTISRVNIPGKTQQTATSTPRSIDIPRNIAPIPTAKNTLNGEKTLPIKADRSLLETSSLKISAKLGTNPEIPRTMLQRNMKSSKTVDQHGGFKSILHAKDNSTETLKQMPVNLSMKRKIPEPITQTNSDLMILFPSKRLSQSPNGSRGSSEGTERICDKQVHDHEHSGNGNKTSEYENCQISLCNVPVRINFKDLGSPSAIEDDSDDDNIKKAQALSKDLDDICNMLRKKQEEAKELLVRAVVNNNKLLLLNHPICEEKIHRVQKFAAGLMTRNYQIGSQ; this is translated from the exons ATGGCACAATCACCAAAGGGAGCATCTTCGACTGCCAAATCAAAAGACAAAAATTCATTACTTGGTG ATCTGGATATTGGAAATGACTTTCTTAAGTCATTCAAATCAGTGTCTATGGGAGAAGATGATGCAATGGATTTTGACTTTGGACCTATctccaaaaataagaaaaagacatTCAACTTTGACAATGA GGATATGGATTTCACTCTTGATACTGATTTCGGCAAGATATCGTCCTTCAACATTGACATGTCAGATCTTGATATACCTTCCCCATGTAAAAAGGATCGAAAATCAAAGGAGACATCAAAAGAAGAATCCACTGTTGCTGTCAACAAAAAGAAAGGAGATGGCTTcaatttttcatttgattttga GTTGGATAGTTTCGGTTTTGGGTCAAGTCGGGACAGTAAAGGAAAAGCGAAGAACAATCAAGAAAAGGATTCTTTCAGTTTTGGGTCAACCCAGGAGAGTAGAGAAGAAGCGAAGAACGACCAAGAAAAGGAATGTTCATCTTCTAAGAGAAGTGGTAATGAAGGCTCTGGAAGTTATCTGAATGAAAACATTGGTTCGTTACAGGACGGGGCAGTTCAGAAACACACTGCATCAGAGGCTGGGATGACTTTAACTATTGATTCTCATATTGACATAGATAAAATTCATGACACAACAAAACATAGTTTACCATCAAACCATACTATGAGCGATAATGAAACTCCAAAATTGCAATCTGCTAGCGATGAAGCAGCACTGGAGAAAGTAAAAAGTTCGTTACAGGAAAAAATATCCACTAGCACTCAAGAAACAGTTTGCCAAGTAGAGGAAGGATCTTCTTTGATATCACAGAGTGAATCAAGGAGGGATACTCCATGTTTACAGGATCATGTTAATTCTGTGGCTGCGGATGCTAGTTTCTTAGGTGTAGGAACAGACGCTaataaaaaagtgcttttggactCTGACACAAACTATGATAAGTCAGTTTTAAAAAGTCCATCTTTGGAGGATGTTGCAACCCCAATGAAGAATGCTAGTGAAAGAAGAAACTTTCAAAATGATAAGCATCTTTTGGAGACCAATAAGGACAGGACTGAGACACATTCCAACAGTATGTCAAATGCTACAGAAGACAATATGCAAGACATGAAAGTCGATAATGAGACTTCGGAGCATTCTGCATCCTCATTAAACAA GGGAATAGTAGCTGAAAATTTGACAGCAGAGAAAAGAAGGGAGACTGGTGTCATTAGGTCAAAGTTTTTTATGCCATCAATTAAGCCTGCACAGATGCAGATGACAACATCATTGACTGAGACAAAAGTTTCTGCATTTTGTAACAAAAGAATTGGTCCCGTACCACAGAGTCATCCAGATGAAATAAT ATCTCAAGATAACAAAGATGATAAAACTGGGACCAAAGCTGGTTTTCCCCCAGACTCTAGATCTCTACCAATGGTTAACCCTCTTCAGACTGGAAGTCCGGAGGGCCACCAAGTTTTAGGGACTACTAT TTCTCGGGTAAATATTCCTGGCAAAACTCAACAGACAGCTACATCCACCCCACGCAGCATTGACATTCCAAGGAACATAGCTCCTATTCCAACTGCAAAGAACACTCTCAATGGAGAAAAAACACTGCCTATTAAAGCTGACAGGAGTCTTCTAGAGACATCTAGCCTGAAAATTTCAGC AAAACTTGGTACAAATCCTGAGATACCTCGGACAATGTTGCAAAGAAATATGAAGTCCTCAAAAACTGTGGACCAGCATGGTGGTTTTAAATCTATTTTACACGCCAAAGACAATTCCACAGAGACGCTGAAGCAAATGCCTGTTAACTTGTCTATGAAGAGGAAAATACCAGAG CCAATAACGCAGACAAATTCGGATTTGATGATCCTATTTCCATCAAAGCGTCTTTCGCAATCACCCAATGGAAGCAG GGGCTCCTCTGAAGGAACAGAAAGGATATGCGACAAACAG GTTCATGATCATGAACATTCTGGAAATGGTAATAAGACCAGCGAATATGAAAATTGTCAGATCTCTTTATGCAATGTTCCTGTAAGGATCAACTTCAAAGATTTAGGAAGCCCTTCTGCGATAGAAGATGACAGTGATGATGACAACATAAAGAAGGCTCAGGCTTTGTCAAAGGATCTTGATGAT ATATGCAACATGCTAAGGAAAAAGCAGGAGGAGGCAAAAGAACTATTAGTTCGAGCTGTTGTGAACAACAATAAGCTGCTGCTGCTTAACCATCCCATTTGTGAAGAGAAA ATACACAGGGTTCAGAAATTCGCTGCTGGGTTGATGACAAGGAATTACCAAATAGGATCACAATAA
- the LOC132623875 gene encoding uncharacterized protein At4g18490 isoform X2 — protein sequence MAQSPKGASSTAKSKDKNSLLGDLDIGNDFLKSFKSVSMGEDDAMDFDFGPISKNKKKTFNFDNEDMDFTLDTDFGKISSFNIDMSDLDIPSPCKKDRKSKETSKEESTVAVNKKKGDGFNFSFDFELDSFGFGSSRDSKGKAKNNQEKDSFSFGSTQESREEAKNDQEKECSSSKRSGNEGSGSYLNENIGSLQDGAVQKHTASEAGMTLTIDSHIDIDKIHDTTKHSLPSNHTMSDNETPKLQSASDEAALEKVKSSLQEKISTSTQETVCQVEEGSSLISQSESRRDTPCLQDHVNSVAADASFLGVGTDANKKVLLDSDTNYDKSVLKSPSLEDVATPMKNASERRNFQNDKHLLETNKDRTETHSNSMSNATEDNMQDMKVDNETSEHSASSLNKGIVAENLTAEKRRETGVIRSKFFMPSIKPAQMQMTTSLTETKVSAFCNKRIGPVPQSHPDEIISQDNKDDKTGTKAGFPPDSRSLPMVNPLQTGSPEGHQVLGTTIKGSQLDGAENIRTLTGKSGPEKSKASSKDFFTFSSRVNIPGKTQQTATSTPRSIDIPRNIAPIPTAKNTLNGEKTLPIKADRSLLETSSLKISAKLGTNPEIPRTMLQRNMKSSKTVDQHGGFKSILHAKDNSTETLKQMPVNLSMKRKIPETNSDLMILFPSKRLSQSPNGSRGSSEGTERICDKQVHDHEHSGNGNKTSEYENCQISLCNVPVRINFKDLGSPSAIEDDSDDDNIKKAQALSKDLDDICNMLRKKQEEAKELLVRAVVNNNKLLLLNHPICEEKIHRVQKFAAGLMTRNYQIGSQ from the exons ATGGCACAATCACCAAAGGGAGCATCTTCGACTGCCAAATCAAAAGACAAAAATTCATTACTTGGTG ATCTGGATATTGGAAATGACTTTCTTAAGTCATTCAAATCAGTGTCTATGGGAGAAGATGATGCAATGGATTTTGACTTTGGACCTATctccaaaaataagaaaaagacatTCAACTTTGACAATGA GGATATGGATTTCACTCTTGATACTGATTTCGGCAAGATATCGTCCTTCAACATTGACATGTCAGATCTTGATATACCTTCCCCATGTAAAAAGGATCGAAAATCAAAGGAGACATCAAAAGAAGAATCCACTGTTGCTGTCAACAAAAAGAAAGGAGATGGCTTcaatttttcatttgattttga GTTGGATAGTTTCGGTTTTGGGTCAAGTCGGGACAGTAAAGGAAAAGCGAAGAACAATCAAGAAAAGGATTCTTTCAGTTTTGGGTCAACCCAGGAGAGTAGAGAAGAAGCGAAGAACGACCAAGAAAAGGAATGTTCATCTTCTAAGAGAAGTGGTAATGAAGGCTCTGGAAGTTATCTGAATGAAAACATTGGTTCGTTACAGGACGGGGCAGTTCAGAAACACACTGCATCAGAGGCTGGGATGACTTTAACTATTGATTCTCATATTGACATAGATAAAATTCATGACACAACAAAACATAGTTTACCATCAAACCATACTATGAGCGATAATGAAACTCCAAAATTGCAATCTGCTAGCGATGAAGCAGCACTGGAGAAAGTAAAAAGTTCGTTACAGGAAAAAATATCCACTAGCACTCAAGAAACAGTTTGCCAAGTAGAGGAAGGATCTTCTTTGATATCACAGAGTGAATCAAGGAGGGATACTCCATGTTTACAGGATCATGTTAATTCTGTGGCTGCGGATGCTAGTTTCTTAGGTGTAGGAACAGACGCTaataaaaaagtgcttttggactCTGACACAAACTATGATAAGTCAGTTTTAAAAAGTCCATCTTTGGAGGATGTTGCAACCCCAATGAAGAATGCTAGTGAAAGAAGAAACTTTCAAAATGATAAGCATCTTTTGGAGACCAATAAGGACAGGACTGAGACACATTCCAACAGTATGTCAAATGCTACAGAAGACAATATGCAAGACATGAAAGTCGATAATGAGACTTCGGAGCATTCTGCATCCTCATTAAACAA GGGAATAGTAGCTGAAAATTTGACAGCAGAGAAAAGAAGGGAGACTGGTGTCATTAGGTCAAAGTTTTTTATGCCATCAATTAAGCCTGCACAGATGCAGATGACAACATCATTGACTGAGACAAAAGTTTCTGCATTTTGTAACAAAAGAATTGGTCCCGTACCACAGAGTCATCCAGATGAAATAAT ATCTCAAGATAACAAAGATGATAAAACTGGGACCAAAGCTGGTTTTCCCCCAGACTCTAGATCTCTACCAATGGTTAACCCTCTTCAGACTGGAAGTCCGGAGGGCCACCAAGTTTTAGGGACTACTAT AAAGGGCTCCCAGTTGGATGGTGCGGAAAACATAAGAACATTGACTGGCAAATCTGGTCCTGAGAAAAGCAAAGCAAGCAGTAAAGATTTTTTTACTTTCAG TTCTCGGGTAAATATTCCTGGCAAAACTCAACAGACAGCTACATCCACCCCACGCAGCATTGACATTCCAAGGAACATAGCTCCTATTCCAACTGCAAAGAACACTCTCAATGGAGAAAAAACACTGCCTATTAAAGCTGACAGGAGTCTTCTAGAGACATCTAGCCTGAAAATTTCAGC AAAACTTGGTACAAATCCTGAGATACCTCGGACAATGTTGCAAAGAAATATGAAGTCCTCAAAAACTGTGGACCAGCATGGTGGTTTTAAATCTATTTTACACGCCAAAGACAATTCCACAGAGACGCTGAAGCAAATGCCTGTTAACTTGTCTATGAAGAGGAAAATACCAGAG ACAAATTCGGATTTGATGATCCTATTTCCATCAAAGCGTCTTTCGCAATCACCCAATGGAAGCAG GGGCTCCTCTGAAGGAACAGAAAGGATATGCGACAAACAG GTTCATGATCATGAACATTCTGGAAATGGTAATAAGACCAGCGAATATGAAAATTGTCAGATCTCTTTATGCAATGTTCCTGTAAGGATCAACTTCAAAGATTTAGGAAGCCCTTCTGCGATAGAAGATGACAGTGATGATGACAACATAAAGAAGGCTCAGGCTTTGTCAAAGGATCTTGATGAT ATATGCAACATGCTAAGGAAAAAGCAGGAGGAGGCAAAAGAACTATTAGTTCGAGCTGTTGTGAACAACAATAAGCTGCTGCTGCTTAACCATCCCATTTGTGAAGAGAAA ATACACAGGGTTCAGAAATTCGCTGCTGGGTTGATGACAAGGAATTACCAAATAGGATCACAATAA
- the LOC132622322 gene encoding factor of DNA methylation 3-like isoform X2, with amino-acid sequence MKVEGLEKGSESVSSKMAELEKEKEAALSKITQLEKEKEAALSKITQLEKEGEAALSKIVAVKKKKQAALFKIYELEKEQERTVNKVALLEREGKAAFSKIAVLETEKQAASSMIEELEEEKEFTARKIDLLEKELKTKEEKFGKYKNAQLQKEEELRTKFEDLKTRTNAEHKIEKDAAMSKIAMLEKELETKEVRAYKQAARALREIQIEDKEPREKMKELTITMQKLTEERNYWETLAKQLKGKESETAHELVEAQKEMIKVLSDHYSHIPGKTMTYKLWNCKDDRKATLTEAICLMGEKLKEAKIKDTGFVKVDQLTPGTEDINLIVKVLNTAMVVNKNQKTRQQSRRPYICSRPQITHLAESLVGDETGSILFTARNEQVDLMEPGNVLLLYGAKIQMDRGSMRLAVEHRVQIIIAEPAEFAVNEENNLSLVEYELVDVEE; translated from the exons ATGAAAGTTGAAGGTCTTGAG AAGGGGAGTGAATCAGTATCAAGTAAAATGGCTGAACTTGAGAAGGAGAAAGAAGCTGCATTGAGCAAGATAACTCAGCTTGAGAAGGAGAAAGAAGCTGCATTGAGCAAGATAACCCAGCTTGAGAAGGAAGGAGAAGCTGCACTTAGTAAGATAGTTGCggtaaagaagaagaaacaagcTGCATTGTTTAAGATATACGAGCTTGAGAAGGAGCAagaacgtacagtgaataaggTAGCTTTGCTTGAGAGGGAGGGAAAAGCTGCATTCAGTAAGATAGCTGTGCTTGAGACGGAGAAACAAGCTGCATCAAGTATGATAGAGGAGCTTGAGGAGGAGAAAGAATTCACAGCCAGGAAGatagatttgcttgagaaggagCTAAAAACTAAGGAAGAGAAATTTGGAAAGTATAAGAATGCTCAGCTTCAAAAGGAGGAGGAGCTAAGAACCAAGTTCGAGGATTTGAAAACGCGTACAAATGCTGAGCATAAGATAGAGAAGGATGCTGCCATGAGTAAGATAGCTATGCTTGAGAAGGAGCTTGAAACTAAGGAAGTTAGAGCATATAAGCAAGCCGCAAGAGCTTTAAGGGAGATCCAAATTGAAGACAAAGAACCTAGGGAAAAGATGAAAGAGTTGACAATAACTATGCAAAAGCTCACTGAGGAAAGAAACTACTGGGAAACTTTAGCTAAGCAGCTTAAGGGCAAAGAAAGCGAGACTGCTCATGAGCTAGTAGAAGCTCAAAAAGAGATGATTAAG gtTCTTTCTGACCATTACTCACATATACCGGGCAAAACCATGACTTATAAGCTTTGGAATTGCAAGGATGATAGGAAAGCTACGCTAACAGAAGCCATTTGTTTAATGGGGGAAAAACTGAAGGAGGCAAAGATCAAAGATACAG GATTTGTCAAAGTGGATCAGTTGACGCCAGGAACGGAGGACATCAATCTAATTGTCAAGGTCCTAAATACTGCTATGGTGGTTAACAAGAATCAAAAGACCAGGCAGCAGTCCCGACGACCATACATATGTTCTCGACCACAAATCACACATTTAGCTGAGAGCCTTGTCGGAGATGAAACCGGAAGTATCTTATTCACTGCTCGTAATGAACAAG TTGACTTGATGGAGCCAGGTAACGTCTTACTTCTTTATGGTGCGAAAATCCAAATGGATCGAGGTTCCATGAGGTTAGCTGTAGAGCATCGTGTACAAATCATAATCGCAGAACCTGCGGAATTTGCTGTAAATGAAGAAAACAATTTGTCTTTGGTTGAGTATGAGTTAGTAGATGTTGAAGAATGA
- the LOC132623875 gene encoding uncharacterized protein At4g18490 isoform X1: MAQSPKGASSTAKSKDKNSLLGDLDIGNDFLKSFKSVSMGEDDAMDFDFGPISKNKKKTFNFDNEDMDFTLDTDFGKISSFNIDMSDLDIPSPCKKDRKSKETSKEESTVAVNKKKGDGFNFSFDFELDSFGFGSSRDSKGKAKNNQEKDSFSFGSTQESREEAKNDQEKECSSSKRSGNEGSGSYLNENIGSLQDGAVQKHTASEAGMTLTIDSHIDIDKIHDTTKHSLPSNHTMSDNETPKLQSASDEAALEKVKSSLQEKISTSTQETVCQVEEGSSLISQSESRRDTPCLQDHVNSVAADASFLGVGTDANKKVLLDSDTNYDKSVLKSPSLEDVATPMKNASERRNFQNDKHLLETNKDRTETHSNSMSNATEDNMQDMKVDNETSEHSASSLNKGIVAENLTAEKRRETGVIRSKFFMPSIKPAQMQMTTSLTETKVSAFCNKRIGPVPQSHPDEIISQDNKDDKTGTKAGFPPDSRSLPMVNPLQTGSPEGHQVLGTTIKGSQLDGAENIRTLTGKSGPEKSKASSKDFFTFSSRVNIPGKTQQTATSTPRSIDIPRNIAPIPTAKNTLNGEKTLPIKADRSLLETSSLKISAKLGTNPEIPRTMLQRNMKSSKTVDQHGGFKSILHAKDNSTETLKQMPVNLSMKRKIPEPITQTNSDLMILFPSKRLSQSPNGSRGSSEGTERICDKQVHDHEHSGNGNKTSEYENCQISLCNVPVRINFKDLGSPSAIEDDSDDDNIKKAQALSKDLDDICNMLRKKQEEAKELLVRAVVNNNKLLLLNHPICEEKIHRVQKFAAGLMTRNYQIGSQ, from the exons ATGGCACAATCACCAAAGGGAGCATCTTCGACTGCCAAATCAAAAGACAAAAATTCATTACTTGGTG ATCTGGATATTGGAAATGACTTTCTTAAGTCATTCAAATCAGTGTCTATGGGAGAAGATGATGCAATGGATTTTGACTTTGGACCTATctccaaaaataagaaaaagacatTCAACTTTGACAATGA GGATATGGATTTCACTCTTGATACTGATTTCGGCAAGATATCGTCCTTCAACATTGACATGTCAGATCTTGATATACCTTCCCCATGTAAAAAGGATCGAAAATCAAAGGAGACATCAAAAGAAGAATCCACTGTTGCTGTCAACAAAAAGAAAGGAGATGGCTTcaatttttcatttgattttga GTTGGATAGTTTCGGTTTTGGGTCAAGTCGGGACAGTAAAGGAAAAGCGAAGAACAATCAAGAAAAGGATTCTTTCAGTTTTGGGTCAACCCAGGAGAGTAGAGAAGAAGCGAAGAACGACCAAGAAAAGGAATGTTCATCTTCTAAGAGAAGTGGTAATGAAGGCTCTGGAAGTTATCTGAATGAAAACATTGGTTCGTTACAGGACGGGGCAGTTCAGAAACACACTGCATCAGAGGCTGGGATGACTTTAACTATTGATTCTCATATTGACATAGATAAAATTCATGACACAACAAAACATAGTTTACCATCAAACCATACTATGAGCGATAATGAAACTCCAAAATTGCAATCTGCTAGCGATGAAGCAGCACTGGAGAAAGTAAAAAGTTCGTTACAGGAAAAAATATCCACTAGCACTCAAGAAACAGTTTGCCAAGTAGAGGAAGGATCTTCTTTGATATCACAGAGTGAATCAAGGAGGGATACTCCATGTTTACAGGATCATGTTAATTCTGTGGCTGCGGATGCTAGTTTCTTAGGTGTAGGAACAGACGCTaataaaaaagtgcttttggactCTGACACAAACTATGATAAGTCAGTTTTAAAAAGTCCATCTTTGGAGGATGTTGCAACCCCAATGAAGAATGCTAGTGAAAGAAGAAACTTTCAAAATGATAAGCATCTTTTGGAGACCAATAAGGACAGGACTGAGACACATTCCAACAGTATGTCAAATGCTACAGAAGACAATATGCAAGACATGAAAGTCGATAATGAGACTTCGGAGCATTCTGCATCCTCATTAAACAA GGGAATAGTAGCTGAAAATTTGACAGCAGAGAAAAGAAGGGAGACTGGTGTCATTAGGTCAAAGTTTTTTATGCCATCAATTAAGCCTGCACAGATGCAGATGACAACATCATTGACTGAGACAAAAGTTTCTGCATTTTGTAACAAAAGAATTGGTCCCGTACCACAGAGTCATCCAGATGAAATAAT ATCTCAAGATAACAAAGATGATAAAACTGGGACCAAAGCTGGTTTTCCCCCAGACTCTAGATCTCTACCAATGGTTAACCCTCTTCAGACTGGAAGTCCGGAGGGCCACCAAGTTTTAGGGACTACTAT AAAGGGCTCCCAGTTGGATGGTGCGGAAAACATAAGAACATTGACTGGCAAATCTGGTCCTGAGAAAAGCAAAGCAAGCAGTAAAGATTTTTTTACTTTCAG TTCTCGGGTAAATATTCCTGGCAAAACTCAACAGACAGCTACATCCACCCCACGCAGCATTGACATTCCAAGGAACATAGCTCCTATTCCAACTGCAAAGAACACTCTCAATGGAGAAAAAACACTGCCTATTAAAGCTGACAGGAGTCTTCTAGAGACATCTAGCCTGAAAATTTCAGC AAAACTTGGTACAAATCCTGAGATACCTCGGACAATGTTGCAAAGAAATATGAAGTCCTCAAAAACTGTGGACCAGCATGGTGGTTTTAAATCTATTTTACACGCCAAAGACAATTCCACAGAGACGCTGAAGCAAATGCCTGTTAACTTGTCTATGAAGAGGAAAATACCAGAG CCAATAACGCAGACAAATTCGGATTTGATGATCCTATTTCCATCAAAGCGTCTTTCGCAATCACCCAATGGAAGCAG GGGCTCCTCTGAAGGAACAGAAAGGATATGCGACAAACAG GTTCATGATCATGAACATTCTGGAAATGGTAATAAGACCAGCGAATATGAAAATTGTCAGATCTCTTTATGCAATGTTCCTGTAAGGATCAACTTCAAAGATTTAGGAAGCCCTTCTGCGATAGAAGATGACAGTGATGATGACAACATAAAGAAGGCTCAGGCTTTGTCAAAGGATCTTGATGAT ATATGCAACATGCTAAGGAAAAAGCAGGAGGAGGCAAAAGAACTATTAGTTCGAGCTGTTGTGAACAACAATAAGCTGCTGCTGCTTAACCATCCCATTTGTGAAGAGAAA ATACACAGGGTTCAGAAATTCGCTGCTGGGTTGATGACAAGGAATTACCAAATAGGATCACAATAA
- the LOC132622322 gene encoding factor of DNA methylation 3-like isoform X1 — translation MHRIPDLQKGSESVSSKMAELEKEKEAALSKITQLEKEKEAALSKITQLEKEGEAALSKIVAVKKKKQAALFKIYELEKEQERTVNKVALLEREGKAAFSKIAVLETEKQAASSMIEELEEEKEFTARKIDLLEKELKTKEEKFGKYKNAQLQKEEELRTKFEDLKTRTNAEHKIEKDAAMSKIAMLEKELETKEVRAYKQAARALREIQIEDKEPREKMKELTITMQKLTEERNYWETLAKQLKGKESETAHELVEAQKEMIKVLSDHYSHIPGKTMTYKLWNCKDDRKATLTEAICLMGEKLKEAKIKDTGFVKVDQLTPGTEDINLIVKVLNTAMVVNKNQKTRQQSRRPYICSRPQITHLAESLVGDETGSILFTARNEQVDLMEPGNVLLLYGAKIQMDRGSMRLAVEHRVQIIIAEPAEFAVNEENNLSLVEYELVDVEE, via the exons ATGCATAGAATACCTGATTTACAGAAGGGGAGTGAATCAGTATCAAGTAAAATGGCTGAACTTGAGAAGGAGAAAGAAGCTGCATTGAGCAAGATAACTCAGCTTGAGAAGGAGAAAGAAGCTGCATTGAGCAAGATAACCCAGCTTGAGAAGGAAGGAGAAGCTGCACTTAGTAAGATAGTTGCggtaaagaagaagaaacaagcTGCATTGTTTAAGATATACGAGCTTGAGAAGGAGCAagaacgtacagtgaataaggTAGCTTTGCTTGAGAGGGAGGGAAAAGCTGCATTCAGTAAGATAGCTGTGCTTGAGACGGAGAAACAAGCTGCATCAAGTATGATAGAGGAGCTTGAGGAGGAGAAAGAATTCACAGCCAGGAAGatagatttgcttgagaaggagCTAAAAACTAAGGAAGAGAAATTTGGAAAGTATAAGAATGCTCAGCTTCAAAAGGAGGAGGAGCTAAGAACCAAGTTCGAGGATTTGAAAACGCGTACAAATGCTGAGCATAAGATAGAGAAGGATGCTGCCATGAGTAAGATAGCTATGCTTGAGAAGGAGCTTGAAACTAAGGAAGTTAGAGCATATAAGCAAGCCGCAAGAGCTTTAAGGGAGATCCAAATTGAAGACAAAGAACCTAGGGAAAAGATGAAAGAGTTGACAATAACTATGCAAAAGCTCACTGAGGAAAGAAACTACTGGGAAACTTTAGCTAAGCAGCTTAAGGGCAAAGAAAGCGAGACTGCTCATGAGCTAGTAGAAGCTCAAAAAGAGATGATTAAG gtTCTTTCTGACCATTACTCACATATACCGGGCAAAACCATGACTTATAAGCTTTGGAATTGCAAGGATGATAGGAAAGCTACGCTAACAGAAGCCATTTGTTTAATGGGGGAAAAACTGAAGGAGGCAAAGATCAAAGATACAG GATTTGTCAAAGTGGATCAGTTGACGCCAGGAACGGAGGACATCAATCTAATTGTCAAGGTCCTAAATACTGCTATGGTGGTTAACAAGAATCAAAAGACCAGGCAGCAGTCCCGACGACCATACATATGTTCTCGACCACAAATCACACATTTAGCTGAGAGCCTTGTCGGAGATGAAACCGGAAGTATCTTATTCACTGCTCGTAATGAACAAG TTGACTTGATGGAGCCAGGTAACGTCTTACTTCTTTATGGTGCGAAAATCCAAATGGATCGAGGTTCCATGAGGTTAGCTGTAGAGCATCGTGTACAAATCATAATCGCAGAACCTGCGGAATTTGCTGTAAATGAAGAAAACAATTTGTCTTTGGTTGAGTATGAGTTAGTAGATGTTGAAGAATGA